In Actinomadura citrea, a single window of DNA contains:
- the hflX gene encoding GTPase HflX, producing the protein MTQPFSADQTQTQTPDEIEYEPLTGELDLEDRKALRRVAGLSTELTDVTEVEYRSLRLERVVLVGVWTEGTAAEAENSLRELALLAETAGSQVLEGLVQRRSRPDPATYIGSGKAAELRDIVISTGADTVICDGELAPSQLRHLEETVQVKVIDRTALILDIFAQHAKSREGKAQVELAQLDYLMPRLRGWGGNLSRQVGGRAAGGVGIGGRGPGETKIELDRRRIRTRMAKLRRQIAEMSKARDTKRGERRRHQVPAVAIAGYTNAGKSSLLNRLTGAGVLVENALFATLDPTVRRAETPGGRAYTLADTVGFVRHLPHQLVEAFRSTLEEVTDAGLVLHVVDGSDADPEAQIDAVREVLREIGADRIPEIIVINKADAADELAIARLQRREPHNVVVSARTGFGIEELRAAIEADLPGLESELHVLVPYERGGLVARVHERGEVLKQEHVADGTVLHARVPADLAGELAQYETVSPIV; encoded by the coding sequence ATGACTCAACCTTTCTCTGCAGACCAGACCCAGACCCAGACTCCTGACGAGATCGAGTACGAGCCCCTGACGGGTGAGCTCGACCTGGAAGACCGGAAGGCACTGCGCCGCGTCGCGGGCCTGTCCACCGAACTGACCGACGTAACCGAGGTCGAGTACCGCTCCCTCCGGCTGGAGCGGGTCGTGCTCGTGGGCGTCTGGACGGAGGGGACGGCCGCGGAGGCCGAGAACTCCCTGCGCGAGCTGGCGCTGCTCGCCGAGACCGCGGGCTCCCAGGTGCTCGAAGGGCTCGTCCAGCGCCGGTCCCGCCCCGACCCGGCGACCTACATCGGCTCCGGCAAGGCCGCCGAGCTGCGCGACATCGTGATCTCCACCGGCGCGGACACCGTCATCTGCGACGGCGAGCTGGCGCCGAGCCAGCTGCGGCACCTGGAGGAGACCGTCCAGGTCAAGGTGATCGACCGGACGGCGCTGATCCTGGACATCTTCGCCCAGCACGCCAAGAGCCGCGAGGGCAAGGCGCAGGTGGAGCTCGCGCAGCTCGACTACCTGATGCCGCGGCTGCGCGGCTGGGGCGGCAACCTGTCCCGGCAGGTCGGCGGACGTGCCGCGGGCGGCGTCGGCATCGGCGGCCGCGGTCCCGGCGAGACCAAGATCGAGCTGGACCGGCGGCGGATCCGCACCCGGATGGCCAAACTGCGCCGGCAGATCGCCGAGATGTCCAAGGCGCGCGACACCAAGCGCGGCGAGCGGCGCCGCCACCAGGTGCCCGCCGTGGCCATCGCCGGCTACACCAACGCGGGCAAGTCGTCCCTGCTCAACCGGCTCACCGGCGCCGGGGTCCTGGTGGAGAACGCGCTGTTCGCCACCCTCGACCCCACCGTCCGGCGGGCCGAGACGCCGGGCGGCCGCGCCTACACCCTGGCCGACACCGTCGGGTTCGTCCGGCACCTGCCGCACCAGCTCGTCGAGGCGTTCCGCTCGACGCTGGAGGAGGTCACCGACGCCGGGCTGGTCCTGCACGTCGTCGACGGCTCCGACGCCGATCCCGAGGCGCAGATCGACGCCGTCCGCGAGGTGCTGCGCGAGATCGGCGCCGACCGCATCCCCGAGATCATCGTGATCAACAAGGCGGACGCCGCCGACGAGCTCGCGATCGCGCGCCTGCAGCGCCGCGAGCCGCACAACGTCGTCGTGTCCGCCCGCACCGGGTTCGGCATCGAGGAGCTGCGTGCGGCGATCGAGGCCGACCTGCCCGGCCTGGAGAGCGAACTGCACGTCCTGGTGCCCTACGAGCGCGGCGGCCTCGTCGCGCGCGTGCACGAGCGCGGAGAGGTCCTCAAGCAGGAGCACGTCGCCGACGGGACCGTCCTGCACGCCCGCGTTCCCGCCGACCTCGCGGGTGAACTGGCCCAGTACGAGACCGTCTCCCCGATCGTGTAA
- a CDS encoding DegV family protein has product MGSAVVVVTDSTAYLPPGLAERHGLTVVPLQIAVGGTTRDEGDITTAEAARALKEWHPVTTSRPAPQRFADAYKAAAASGAREVVSVHLASAMSGTVEAARLAAEDAPLPVRVIDSGTIGMGLGFAALSAAAAALAGGSADDAVSAATRRAGLTRSLIYVDTLEHLRRGGRIGAAASLWGSALMVKPLLEITGGRIAPLEKVRTSSRALARLEELAVAEARDRRVDLGIQHLAAAARADTLAARLRERLPHVQDVYVGEVGPVIGAHVGPGMLGVVIAPQL; this is encoded by the coding sequence ATGGGCAGCGCGGTCGTGGTCGTCACCGATTCCACCGCCTACCTTCCCCCCGGGCTCGCCGAACGGCACGGGCTGACCGTCGTCCCCCTGCAGATCGCCGTCGGCGGCACCACCCGGGACGAGGGCGACATCACCACCGCCGAAGCCGCTCGGGCGCTGAAGGAGTGGCACCCCGTCACCACGTCCCGTCCCGCGCCCCAGCGGTTCGCCGACGCCTACAAGGCCGCAGCGGCCTCGGGCGCGCGTGAGGTGGTCTCCGTGCACCTGGCCTCCGCCATGTCGGGGACGGTCGAGGCGGCGCGGCTCGCCGCCGAGGACGCCCCCTTGCCGGTGCGGGTCATCGACAGCGGGACCATCGGCATGGGCCTCGGATTCGCCGCCCTCTCCGCCGCGGCCGCCGCGCTGGCGGGCGGGTCCGCCGACGACGCCGTGTCCGCCGCCACCCGCCGGGCCGGGCTCACCCGCTCCCTCATCTACGTCGACACCCTGGAGCACCTGCGGCGGGGCGGCCGGATCGGCGCCGCCGCCAGCCTGTGGGGCTCCGCGCTGATGGTGAAGCCGCTCCTGGAGATCACCGGCGGCCGCATCGCGCCGCTGGAGAAGGTCCGCACGTCCTCGCGGGCGCTGGCCCGGCTGGAGGAACTGGCCGTGGCCGAGGCCCGCGACCGGCGTGTCGACCTCGGCATCCAGCACCTCGCCGCCGCCGCCCGCGCCGACACCCTCGCCGCCCGGCTGCGCGAACGCCTCCCGCACGTCCAGGACGTCTACGTCGGCGAGGTCGGCCCCGTCATCGGCGCCCACGTCGGCCCCGGCATGCTGGGCGTCGTCATCGCCCCCCAGCTCTGA
- a CDS encoding helix-turn-helix domain-containing protein codes for MRESTTVVETDGFAVHAVHCTGHRPGWSEPEPFTGDQIVLVRAGRFRMRSRHGRAVIDPAVGYTQTVDEEGQFAHPAGGDVCTAIMLSPGLWRRPSGPVRVNARADVAHRLLLRPRPDVAFETAERLMVLLAHLAVDEQGGKRRALVDEAREAITSGHQEAVGLVPLARLLEVSPSHLSRTFRRETGMSVTRYRNRIRVGRALDRLEQGERDLSGLAADLGFADHAHLTRTIRAETGHPPTVLRRLLRS; via the coding sequence ATGCGCGAGTCGACCACCGTGGTGGAGACGGACGGCTTCGCCGTCCACGCGGTGCACTGCACGGGGCACCGGCCCGGGTGGTCGGAGCCCGAGCCGTTCACCGGGGATCAGATCGTCCTGGTGCGGGCGGGACGGTTCCGCATGCGGTCGCGCCACGGACGCGCCGTCATCGACCCCGCCGTGGGCTACACCCAGACCGTCGATGAGGAGGGCCAGTTCGCGCATCCCGCAGGCGGCGACGTGTGCACGGCCATCATGCTCTCCCCGGGCCTATGGCGACGCCCGTCCGGGCCGGTCAGGGTCAACGCGCGCGCGGACGTCGCTCATCGCCTCCTCCTGCGTCCCCGTCCAGACGTGGCCTTCGAGACGGCCGAGCGGCTCATGGTGCTGCTGGCCCACCTCGCCGTGGACGAGCAGGGCGGGAAGCGTCGCGCTCTGGTCGACGAAGCGCGCGAGGCCATCACGAGCGGCCATCAGGAAGCGGTCGGGCTCGTCCCGCTGGCGCGCCTCCTGGAGGTCTCCCCCTCCCACCTGAGCCGGACGTTCCGCCGTGAGACCGGCATGTCCGTCACCCGTTACCGGAACCGGATCCGGGTCGGGCGCGCCCTGGACCGCCTGGAGCAGGGCGAACGGGACCTGTCGGGCCTCGCCGCCGATCTCGGCTTCGCCGACCACGCGCATCTGACCCGGACGATCAGGGCGGAGACCGGTCACCCGCCGACCGTCCTCCGCCGCCTCCTGCGCTCCTGA
- a CDS encoding MFS transporter, with translation MVRRWLLVVLLTGQTMVSMDGSIVAVAMPDIAEGLHASGSLLQLVTGGYIFALAVLVVTGARLGDGYGHRTMFFLGLFGFTASSLACGLAPTGAVLVAARICQGAAAALLLPQVLSLIQLSFEGAARARALGLYSMVLALGVALGQMAGGVIVTLGGSWRPIFLVNVPVGAALLAVGPRLMPPEHRKAVRLDLPGVVLLSCGMGALVIPLVLGREQHWPLWTWPSIATGCVVLTIFCVYELRTASPLLDLSVLRRPFIKPGLFASCAVMGAYTGFLFTLALYLQNVLGFSPLHAGLTFLPYTAGFATAGLGWTRLPLPVRANLPTWGLLTFAAAASALAFLTRYGWPVLLSIPLLYAAGSGHAAGFSPLVDRITGAVGPAQASSVSALTNTGVLLSNVLAIAAFGGLYLSSPGTLTHVTALLAGLLVVAAAASRHR, from the coding sequence ATGGTCAGACGATGGCTGCTGGTGGTGCTGCTCACGGGGCAGACGATGGTCTCGATGGACGGCTCCATCGTGGCGGTGGCGATGCCCGACATCGCGGAAGGGCTCCACGCGTCCGGCTCTCTGCTTCAACTCGTCACGGGCGGCTACATCTTCGCCTTGGCCGTCCTCGTGGTCACGGGCGCGCGACTGGGCGACGGCTACGGCCACCGCACGATGTTCTTCCTTGGGCTGTTCGGCTTCACAGCCTCGTCGTTGGCCTGCGGGCTGGCACCGACCGGTGCCGTTCTCGTCGCCGCACGGATCTGTCAGGGTGCTGCGGCCGCACTCCTGCTGCCACAGGTTCTGTCGTTGATCCAGCTGTCCTTCGAGGGGGCGGCCAGGGCGCGTGCACTCGGCCTGTACTCGATGGTCCTGGCGCTGGGGGTGGCCTTGGGGCAGATGGCGGGAGGCGTCATCGTGACCCTGGGCGGCAGCTGGCGGCCCATCTTCCTGGTCAACGTCCCTGTGGGAGCTGCGCTTCTCGCCGTCGGACCGCGTCTGATGCCGCCGGAACACCGGAAGGCCGTCCGCCTGGACCTGCCAGGCGTGGTGCTCCTCTCCTGCGGCATGGGCGCGCTCGTCATACCCCTGGTACTCGGCAGGGAACAGCATTGGCCGCTGTGGACGTGGCCGTCCATCGCGACGGGATGCGTCGTGCTCACCATCTTCTGCGTCTACGAGCTGAGAACGGCATCGCCGCTTCTGGACCTCTCCGTGCTGCGCAGACCCTTCATCAAGCCCGGCCTGTTCGCCTCATGCGCGGTGATGGGCGCCTACACCGGCTTCCTCTTCACGCTCGCGCTCTACCTGCAGAACGTGCTCGGTTTCTCGCCGCTCCACGCCGGGCTCACGTTCCTCCCGTACACGGCGGGCTTCGCGACGGCCGGCCTCGGATGGACACGCCTGCCCCTCCCGGTGAGAGCGAATCTGCCGACCTGGGGCCTGCTCACGTTCGCCGCCGCCGCGTCGGCACTGGCCTTCCTGACCCGGTACGGCTGGCCGGTGCTCCTGTCGATCCCGCTGCTGTACGCCGCCGGGTCGGGTCACGCCGCCGGCTTCAGCCCTCTGGTCGATCGGATCACCGGGGCCGTGGGACCGGCCCAGGCCTCGTCCGTCTCCGCCCTGACGAACACGGGCGTGCTGCTGTCGAACGTCCTCGCGATCGCCGCCTTCGGCGGCCTCTACCTCTCCTCACCCGGCACGTTGACCCACGTCACGGCACTGCTGGCCGGGCTGCTCGTCGTCGCCGCCGCGGCGTCCCGGCACCGCTGA
- a CDS encoding ComEA family DNA-binding protein — protein sequence MRADTEDRLHALTGRWKPSTAPTDAPPAARLRATPDRSHVRMLVLVGVLAALVAVGYLWLARPRPQPAAPAATASLSEPRPTLSAGPAAAASSPVVVHVLGKVKHPGVVTLPSGSRVAEAIKAAGGVRPGAKTGTLNLARPLVDGEQIPVGVRAPSPSPPPPGGATPTAPGAPGAPLDLNAATPDQLDDLPGVGPVLAQRIVAYRTQHGGFRSVEQLQDVSGIGAHRFADLKTMVRV from the coding sequence ATGAGAGCTGACACCGAAGACCGCCTGCACGCCCTCACGGGCCGGTGGAAGCCGTCCACCGCTCCGACCGACGCGCCGCCGGCGGCCCGGTTACGCGCGACTCCCGACCGCTCCCACGTCCGCATGCTCGTCCTCGTCGGCGTGCTCGCCGCCCTGGTGGCCGTGGGATACCTCTGGCTCGCCCGGCCACGCCCCCAGCCTGCGGCCCCCGCGGCGACCGCCTCCCTGAGCGAACCGCGCCCCACCCTGTCGGCCGGCCCGGCGGCTGCGGCGTCCTCTCCCGTGGTGGTCCACGTCCTCGGCAAGGTCAAGCACCCCGGCGTGGTCACCCTGCCGTCCGGATCCCGGGTCGCCGAAGCCATCAAGGCCGCGGGCGGAGTCCGTCCGGGTGCGAAGACCGGCACCCTCAACCTGGCCCGCCCCCTGGTGGACGGCGAGCAGATCCCGGTCGGCGTCCGCGCGCCGTCACCGTCCCCACCACCGCCCGGCGGCGCGACCCCGACCGCCCCGGGCGCTCCCGGCGCCCCGCTCGACCTCAACGCGGCCACCCCCGACCAACTGGACGACCTCCCCGGCGTCGGCCCCGTCCTCGCCCAGCGCATCGTCGCCTACCGCACCCAGCACGGCGGCTTCCGCTCCGTCGAGCAACTCCAGGACGTCAGCGGCATCGGCGCCCACCGTTTCGCCGACCTGAAGACGATGGTCCGCGTATGA
- a CDS encoding ComEC/Rec2 family competence protein — protein MTHDLRLLAPALATWLAAAATLGLPQPLIYGLAATAAAASLYLLTTHRAPTPASPPPAEPPLPPRPNDDTTRHPGDTRHEPHPHEPPATTHPQRGSATRHASGRHEDLRHRPLVPARRPNERATRHASTTWRERFLSRLLSIARRADGGAARRPGDAWRLLAGAALACAAASACGVALRTTAVGTGPVRDLARAGRFATAEAVVTGDPQAKPGNGRPMIILRARAEAVERTEVRVPVLLIAADPRWLRSIPGQRVRLRGRFVPPRGRDLLAAVVIVRGPPTVLGPPSTIQRAAEHVRAKLRAAVARLPPDRRAVLPGMVVGDASRLDPELAEEFRVAGLTHLLVVSGANLAIVTGAVLGLCRLAGLGRRRAPPVAVLAVCAFVVVARPEPSVLRATVMGLIGLLALFTGRQRQGLPALAAAVLLLVLIDPELARSYGFALSALATAGLLVLAPPWRERLARRMPGPLAAALAVAAAAQVAVAPVLVMLSGEIGVVSVFANLLAAPAVAPATLLGALATVTAPLSLPLARVIVWPAGLAVGWIIWVARTAASLPYATIPWASGALGATTLLLGAGAAALALRSHRLRLIAAAAVIGVLVGVIALRVIAPSWPPPGWQMVACDVGQGDALALSAGPGQAVVVDTGPDPSPVDRCLHRLGVTDVPLLVLTHPHADHINGISGVRHGRTVREVLITPRTSGREARHTSGLRTGPAETGQQWRVGDLTLSVLAPLTTAPALSPEDDGTTINNASVVLVARRPGFSALLAGDVELEAQRALEAGVPHVQVLKVPHHGSRSQDPAFLAAAHASIALISVGAHNDYGHPSAATLALLHRLHIQTHRTDKEGDIAIARTRSGLTTIPRH, from the coding sequence ATGACCCACGACCTCCGCCTCCTGGCCCCCGCCCTCGCCACCTGGCTCGCCGCCGCCGCGACCCTCGGGCTGCCCCAGCCCCTCATCTACGGCCTGGCGGCGACCGCCGCCGCCGCGTCCCTCTACCTTCTGACCACCCACCGAGCACCAACGCCCGCAAGCCCCCCACCCGCCGAGCCGCCGTTGCCTCCCCGACCGAACGACGACACCACGCGTCACCCGGGCGACACACGCCACGAACCCCACCCCCACGAGCCTCCCGCGACCACGCACCCCCAGAGGGGGAGCGCCACACGGCATGCGAGCGGCCGCCACGAAGACCTCCGCCACCGGCCCCTCGTGCCCGCACGACGCCCGAACGAGAGGGCCACGCGACACGCGAGCACCACGTGGCGTGAACGCTTCCTCAGCCGCCTCCTCTCCATCGCACGGCGGGCGGATGGCGGCGCCGCGCGGCGACCAGGCGATGCGTGGCGGCTTCTCGCCGGAGCGGCCCTGGCGTGTGCCGCGGCGTCGGCCTGCGGGGTGGCGCTGCGGACGACGGCCGTCGGCACGGGGCCCGTGCGGGATCTGGCCCGGGCGGGGCGGTTCGCGACGGCCGAGGCCGTGGTGACCGGGGACCCGCAGGCGAAGCCCGGGAACGGACGACCGATGATCATCCTTCGCGCCCGTGCGGAGGCCGTGGAGCGAACCGAGGTCCGCGTCCCGGTGCTGCTGATCGCGGCGGATCCCCGCTGGCTCCGCTCGATCCCCGGCCAGCGCGTGCGGCTCCGCGGCCGTTTCGTGCCGCCCCGGGGTCGCGACCTGCTTGCCGCGGTCGTGATCGTGCGCGGGCCGCCGACCGTCCTCGGGCCGCCGTCCACGATCCAGCGCGCCGCGGAGCACGTGCGGGCGAAGCTGCGGGCGGCCGTGGCACGGCTTCCGCCCGACAGGCGCGCGGTACTTCCGGGCATGGTCGTCGGCGACGCCTCGCGCCTTGACCCGGAGCTCGCGGAGGAGTTCCGGGTCGCCGGGCTCACCCACCTCCTCGTGGTCTCCGGCGCGAATCTGGCGATCGTCACGGGGGCGGTCCTCGGGCTGTGCCGACTCGCCGGGCTCGGACGGCGCCGGGCCCCACCCGTCGCCGTCCTCGCGGTGTGCGCGTTCGTGGTCGTCGCCCGCCCGGAACCGAGCGTCCTCCGGGCGACCGTCATGGGCCTGATCGGCCTCCTGGCCCTGTTCACCGGACGGCAGCGCCAGGGCCTCCCCGCCCTGGCGGCGGCGGTGCTGCTTCTCGTGCTCATCGACCCGGAACTGGCGCGCTCCTACGGGTTCGCGCTCTCGGCCCTCGCGACGGCCGGCCTGCTCGTCCTCGCCCCGCCCTGGCGCGAGCGGCTCGCCCGCCGGATGCCGGGCCCGCTCGCGGCGGCCCTCGCCGTCGCGGCCGCCGCCCAGGTGGCCGTCGCGCCCGTCCTGGTGATGCTGTCCGGGGAGATCGGCGTCGTCTCCGTGTTCGCGAACCTGCTCGCGGCCCCCGCCGTCGCCCCGGCCACCCTCCTGGGCGCCCTCGCCACGGTCACCGCGCCCCTCTCCCTGCCGCTCGCCCGTGTGATCGTGTGGCCCGCCGGCCTGGCCGTCGGCTGGATCATCTGGGTCGCGCGGACCGCCGCGTCGCTGCCCTACGCGACGATCCCCTGGGCCAGTGGCGCCCTGGGCGCCACCACGCTCCTGCTGGGCGCCGGGGCGGCGGCCCTGGCCCTGCGCAGCCACCGCCTCCGCCTCATCGCCGCCGCGGCCGTGATCGGCGTCCTCGTCGGCGTGATCGCCCTGCGCGTCATCGCCCCCTCCTGGCCGCCACCCGGCTGGCAGATGGTCGCCTGCGACGTCGGCCAGGGCGATGCCCTGGCCCTGTCGGCCGGCCCCGGCCAGGCGGTCGTCGTGGACACGGGCCCCGACCCCTCCCCGGTGGACCGCTGCCTTCACCGCCTGGGCGTGACCGATGTCCCGCTCCTCGTCCTGACCCACCCGCACGCCGACCACATCAACGGCATCTCCGGCGTCCGACACGGCCGTACCGTCCGCGAGGTGCTGATCACGCCCCGTACCTCGGGCCGCGAGGCCCGCCACACATCCGGCCTCCGGACCGGCCCAGCCGAGACCGGCCAGCAATGGCGCGTCGGAGACCTCACCCTGTCCGTCCTGGCCCCGCTGACCACCGCCCCCGCCCTGTCACCCGAGGACGACGGCACCACGATCAACAACGCGAGCGTGGTCCTCGTCGCCCGCAGACCGGGCTTCAGCGCCCTCCTGGCCGGCGACGTGGAACTGGAGGCACAACGCGCCCTGGAAGCAGGCGTCCCCCACGTCCAGGTACTGAAGGTCCCCCACCACGGCTCACGCAGCCAAGACCCCGCCTTCCTGGCCGCCGCCCACGCGTCCATCGCCCTGATCTCGGTCGGAGCGCACAACGACTACGGCCACCCGTCCGCCGCCACTCTCGCCCTCCTGCACCGTCTCCACATCCAGACCCACCGCACCGACAAGGAAGGCGACATAGCCATAGCCCGCACCCGATCCGGCCTCACGACCATCCCCCGTCACTGA
- the holA gene encoding DNA polymerase III subunit delta codes for MSVESIILVVGDEELLVERAIGDVVASMRAGDPEIEVIDLAPGALEPGRISELTSPSLFGGGKVLVLRSAQDLGKDLTAEVLKYAKAPAEDVVLVAVHPGGAKGKALVDGLTKLKARKIACPKVTKAGERIDFVRGEIRKAGGKISADGARGLIEAVGNDLRELAAACSQLVSDTGGKIDDAAIARYYRGRAEVSGFTVADKAIEGQLAEALEQLRWALATGVAPVLIVSALAQGMRGLAKVGGAPRGARGAALAKDLGMPPWKIDRVQKQLRGWSGDGVARALTAVAEADAEVKGGAADPAYALEKTVALIVAARG; via the coding sequence GTGTCGGTTGAGTCCATCATTCTGGTCGTCGGTGACGAAGAGCTGCTCGTGGAGCGGGCGATCGGGGACGTCGTCGCGTCCATGCGGGCGGGGGATCCGGAGATCGAGGTCATCGATCTGGCGCCCGGGGCGCTGGAGCCCGGGCGCATCTCGGAGCTGACGTCGCCGTCGCTGTTCGGTGGCGGGAAGGTGCTCGTCCTGCGGTCGGCGCAGGATCTGGGCAAGGACCTGACGGCCGAGGTGCTGAAGTACGCCAAGGCCCCCGCGGAGGACGTCGTGCTCGTCGCCGTCCATCCCGGCGGCGCCAAGGGAAAGGCGCTGGTGGACGGGCTGACCAAGCTCAAGGCGCGCAAGATCGCATGCCCGAAGGTCACCAAGGCCGGCGAGCGGATCGACTTCGTCCGCGGCGAGATCCGCAAGGCGGGCGGGAAGATCTCGGCGGACGGCGCGCGGGGGCTGATCGAGGCCGTCGGCAACGACCTGCGCGAGCTGGCCGCGGCCTGCAGCCAGCTCGTCTCCGACACCGGCGGAAAGATCGACGACGCGGCCATCGCCCGCTACTACCGGGGGCGTGCCGAGGTCAGCGGCTTCACCGTGGCGGACAAGGCGATCGAGGGGCAGCTCGCCGAGGCCCTCGAGCAGCTCCGCTGGGCTCTCGCGACGGGTGTGGCGCCCGTCCTGATCGTCAGCGCGCTCGCGCAGGGCATGCGCGGACTGGCGAAGGTCGGCGGCGCGCCCCGCGGCGCGCGGGGAGCGGCGCTGGCCAAGGATCTGGGCATGCCGCCGTGGAAGATCGATCGGGTGCAGAAGCAGCTGCGCGGCTGGTCGGGAGACGGGGTCGCGCGGGCGCTGACCGCCGTCGCCGAGGCCGACGCGGAGGTCAAGGGCGGCGCCGCCGACCCCGCGTACGCCCTGGAGAAGACCGTCGCCCTGATCGTCGCCGCCCGCGGCTGA
- a CDS encoding nuclear transport factor 2 family protein: MPTTPRELFQRMQECWLSHPTALIGDLLTDDAVVETPFAPPGRPTRFEGRQRFLAFADPQRAVLPVRFDACRTIAVHDTRDPDTIVVEYELTGTNTRTAKQSTAAFIAVLTARDGKVALWREYQNTLAIMHALA, from the coding sequence ATGCCGACCACACCACGCGAACTGTTCCAGCGGATGCAGGAGTGTTGGCTCAGCCACCCGACCGCCCTCATCGGGGACCTCCTCACCGACGACGCCGTCGTCGAGACCCCGTTCGCGCCTCCGGGCCGGCCGACCCGGTTCGAAGGCAGGCAGCGGTTCCTGGCGTTCGCGGACCCGCAGCGGGCCGTTCTTCCCGTGCGGTTCGACGCCTGCCGCACCATCGCCGTCCACGACACCCGCGACCCGGACACGATCGTGGTGGAGTACGAACTGACCGGCACCAACACCCGGACGGCCAAGCAGTCCACGGCCGCTTTCATCGCCGTCCTCACCGCGCGCGACGGCAAGGTCGCCCTGTGGCGCGAATACCAGAACACCCTGGCCATCATGCACGCCCTCGCCTGA
- a CDS encoding TetR/AcrR family transcriptional regulator, translating into MRADARRNRERILAAAEEVFAGAGPDASTEEVARRAGVAIGTVFRHFPTKSDLLRAMMKRLLQQVTDDAAELISHGDPAGALFEFVARLVERTAANRAVVSLLAAEGVEVPITGPLGSLSDAVGELLVRGQEAGAIAEGIRLDEVMALLVSACQGALHGGWDADLRRRTLGIMLAGLRPGA; encoded by the coding sequence ATGCGCGCGGATGCGCGGCGCAACCGGGAGCGGATCCTCGCGGCGGCGGAGGAGGTGTTCGCCGGCGCCGGGCCGGACGCGTCGACGGAGGAGGTGGCGCGGCGGGCGGGAGTGGCGATCGGTACCGTCTTCCGGCACTTTCCGACGAAATCCGATCTGTTGCGGGCCATGATGAAACGGTTGTTGCAGCAGGTCACGGACGATGCGGCGGAGCTCATCTCGCACGGGGACCCGGCCGGCGCTCTGTTCGAGTTCGTTGCGCGGCTCGTGGAACGGACGGCCGCGAACCGGGCGGTCGTGAGCCTGCTGGCGGCCGAGGGGGTGGAGGTGCCGATCACGGGTCCGCTCGGCTCGCTCAGCGATGCGGTGGGAGAACTGCTGGTCCGCGGGCAGGAAGCGGGAGCCATCGCCGAGGGGATTCGCCTCGACGAGGTGATGGCGCTCCTGGTCAGCGCATGTCAGGGCGCCCTGCACGGGGGTTGGGACGCCGACCTGCGCCGGCGGACGCTCGGCATCATGCTCGCCGGCCTCCGCCCAGGCGCCTGA
- a CDS encoding SRPBCC family protein has translation MHFETSVDIDAPPETVWNLLKDVERWPDMTASMERVELLDEPFGLGSRARVHQPKLPATVWTVTAFDENRTFTWESRSTGVTTTGAHEIVPTADGRSTVRLTLDQKGPLAPLFALLAGRLTRRYVTMEAEGLKVKAEQQHTP, from the coding sequence GTGCACTTCGAGACCTCCGTCGACATCGACGCCCCGCCCGAGACCGTCTGGAACCTCCTGAAGGACGTCGAACGCTGGCCCGACATGACCGCCTCGATGGAGCGCGTCGAACTCCTGGACGAGCCCTTCGGCCTCGGCAGCCGGGCCCGCGTCCACCAGCCGAAACTCCCCGCGACCGTCTGGACCGTCACCGCCTTCGACGAGAACAGGACCTTCACCTGGGAGTCCCGCTCCACCGGCGTCACCACGACCGGGGCCCACGAGATCGTCCCCACCGCCGACGGCAGGTCCACCGTCCGCCTCACCCTCGACCAGAAGGGCCCCCTGGCCCCCCTCTTCGCCCTCCTGGCCGGCCGCCTCACCCGCCGCTACGTGACCATGGAAGCGGAGGGCCTGAAGGTCAAGGCCGAACAGCAGCACACCCCCTGA